A segment of the Candidatus Reconcilbacillus cellulovorans genome:
CCGCATCATACCGGGACCCCCGAACGGCGGACCGAACGGCGGCCAACCTCCGGGCATCCACGGCGGCATCGGCGCACCCGGAAATCCTCCCGGAAAACCCGGTCCGGGAAAGCCGGGGCCAGTTGGCGGAAACGGCGTCACCGGCCAGCCGCCGCCCGGCCAACCGCCCGGCCAACCGCCGGCCCATCCTCCAGGACCAAAAGGTTGCGGGGCAGCCTGTATCATTCCCTCGTCGTCTTGCATTTCGCGGGGGGCATGATGACCAACCGGCGTCATCGCCTGCTCCGCGGGACCGTCGTCCCGCGTCGTCTCGTTCCATTCCGCGCCGTACTGGGTACTCATCTCGGAAACCAGCTCCTTCGCGCATTCGTCGTTCGCCCTGTTCGCGGGCACAGTACACCTTATGCCCGCCCGACCGCGACGGGTGCCCGTTTCCGGCCAAAATGGGCACACAAAAAACCGAGCACTTGCGCAACAATGTTGCCGTAGACCCACACGCCCGCGCTCTGATACAATACTGTTCGGTTCTGATTGGGGAAAAACACTGGGAAGAAAGTCGGGGAGAAAGGCATGAACCGCGGCGCATCCTCCGGGGAAGCCGGCGTCTGGATCGGGATCGCGGCCTATTTGACGTTCGCTGCCGCCAAAATCGCGGGAGGATGGATTTACGGCTCGTCCGCGCTCGTCGCCGACGGCTTGAACAACGCAAGCGACCTTTGCGCTTCGGCCGCCGTCCTGGTCGGATTGCGCCTCGGCCGCAAACCGCCGGACCGAAATCATCCGTACGGGCATCGACGGGCGGAGACGGTCGCGTCGCTCATCGCATCGTTTCTGATGGCGACAGTCGGTTTGCAGCTGATCGGCTCCGTCGTACGTCGTCTCCTCGCAGGCGACCATCTGCAGGCGCCCGACCGGGCGGCGGCTGTTTGGGCCTTGGCTGCGGCTGTCGTCATGTTTTCCGTCTTTCTGTACAACCGTCGACTCGCCCGACGGCTGCACAGCCATGCGCTGGCCGCCGTTGCTGCGGATAATCGTTCCGACGCACTCGTCAGCCTCG
Coding sequences within it:
- a CDS encoding transporter — its product is MNRGASSGEAGVWIGIAAYLTFAAAKIAGGWIYGSSALVADGLNNASDLCASAAVLVGLRLGRKPPDRNHPYGHRRAETVASLIASFLMATVGLQLIGSVVRRLLAGDHLQAPDRAAAVWALAAAVVMFSVFLYNRRLARRLHSHALAAVAADNRSDALVSLGTAIGILGARAGWPWLDPAAAAVVGIIILRMAWKVFSASAMVLTDGFDEQQLTVFKETAEKTEGVLSVRQMRARAYGSHVCLEITVLVDPRLNVEQSHGIAERLEERLKRKHRVLDVHVHVEPGPAPEPQDG